A window of the Cannabis sativa cultivar Pink pepper isolate KNU-18-1 chromosome X, ASM2916894v1, whole genome shotgun sequence genome harbors these coding sequences:
- the LOC115707184 gene encoding uncharacterized protein LOC115707184, which translates to MADEAQYSSGPDSVTNNKRKYEEQTTPPPPRRPTGFSAPITSSSPDSYNNVPPPVDEIQLAKQRAQEIAARLFNNASAGAGAGAGASPLDTKRPRVENGGSGFDSPSDYKGQQGSLSSQSSIPVSYGFQGSSKKIEIPNGRVGVIIGKGGETIKYLQLQSGAKIQVTRDMDADLNSSTRMVELMGTPEQISKAEQLITDVLAGAESGSGGQGMVTRRAGSQSGSDQFTMKIPNNKVGLIIGKGGETIKNMQARTGARIQVIPLHLPPGDTSNERTLQIDGTSEQIESAKVLVNEVISENRARNSSLSGGYSQQGYQARPPSSWAPPGGAPPMQQPGYGYGQPGAYSGQSQYNMPQTSYPGYPQQASGGYQSNWDQSGAPQSQQAAQGGSYDYYGQQQATQGGSAAPADNSGYNYGQPPASGYQQGQGYSQDGYGGYHAPQSGYGQQPSYDQQGYSAAGYGASNSTEAHAASYGSQGDSTQAPGQSSAGQQGYNASQQQPSPSPGSYPPQGATQPGYGVPPTSQAGYGAQPGAPQPGYGSGYGAPQAKPPSNAPVYGQATQSPTAPGAAGYSQASQQPSYPHSQPPSGYAQPDSSSQRGPPSSYGAAAAAASQPGGYGPPYGAAPQAGYGQVPPYNNASYGSGYSQPPAYASDGSGAPAASQSSQQSGVAKTSPQS; encoded by the exons ATGGCCGACGAAGCTCAGTACTCTTCTGGTCCAGACTCTGTCACCAATAACAAACGCAAATACGAAGAACAAACCACTCCACCACCGCCTCGTCGACCCACTGGATTCTCTGCCCCAATCACTTCTTCCTCTCCCGACTCCTACAACAACGTTCCTCCACCGGTCGATGAGATCCAGCTAGCCAAGCAACGAGCGCAGGAGATCGCTGCTCGCTTGTTCAATAACGCTAGTGCTGGTGCTGGTGCTGGTGCTGGGGCTTCTCCTCTCGATACTAAGCGCCCTAGGGTTGAGAATGGCGGCAGTGGCTTTGATTCTCCAAGTG ATTATAAGGGACAACAAGGTTCTTTGTCTTCGCAGTCTTCGATACCAGTTTCGTATGGATTTCAGGGTTCGAGTAAGAAGATTGAGATTCCAAATGGTAGGGTTGGTGTAATTATAGGTAAAGGTGGTGAGACTATAAAGTATCTTCAGCTTCAGTCTGGAGCCAAGATTCAAGTTACTAGGGATATGGATGCGGACCTGAATTCTTCGACTAGGATGGTGGAGCTTATGGGTACTCCGGAACAAATTTCAAAGGCTGAACAGTTGATAACAGATGTTCTTGCTGGG GCTGAATCAGGTTCAGGAGGTCAGGGCATGGTTACTCGGAGGGCAGGTAGTCAATCCGGATCTGATCAATTTACAATGAAAATTCCTAATAATAAG GTTGGTCTTATTATTGGTAAAGGAGgagaaacaataaaaaatatgcAAGCTCGGACTGGAGCTCGTATTCAG GTGATTCCTTTGCATCTTCCCCCTGGTGATACATCAAATGAAAGGACATTGCAGATAGATGGGACCAGTGAACAAATTGAAAGTGCTAAAGTGTTGGTTAATGAAGTTATCAGTGAG AATCGTGCTAGAAATTCTTCATTGTCTGGAGGATATTCCCAGCAAGGTTATCAAGCTCGACCACCTTCAAGCTGGGCCCCACCAGGGGGTGCTCCTCCAATGCAACAACCCGGTTATGGCTACGGGCAACCTGGTGCCTATTCTGGTCAGTCACAATATAATATGCCACAGACTTCTTATCCTGGCTACCCTCAGCAAGCATCTGGTGGCTACCAATCCAATTGGGACCAATCAGGTGCACCGCAATCTCAGCAAGCTGCTCAAGGAGGTAGTTATGATTACTATGGCCAACAACAAGCAACACAAGGTGGCTCTGCTGCTCCAGCCGATAATTCTGGCTACAATTATGGCCAGCCTCCAGCTTCTGGCTATCAGCAAGGACAAGGTTATTCTCAAGATGGTTACGGTGGATATCATGCACCTCAATCTGGATATGGTCAGCAGCCTTCATACGATCAGCAAGGCTATTCTGCTGCTGGCTATGGTGCGAGCAATTCGACAGAAGCACATGCTGCCTCGTACGGATCCCAAGGGGATTCAACCCAAGCTCCTGGCCAATCTTCAGCTGGTCAACAAGGATACAATGCTAGTCAACAGCAGCCTAGCCCAAGCCCAGGAAGCTATCCACCCCAAGGAGCTACTCAGCCAGGTTATGGAGTCCCACCAACTTCACAAGCTGGTTACGGGGCTCAACCTGGTGCTCCTCAGCCTGGCTATGGCTCTGGTTATGGAGCACCTCAAGCAAAGCCACCTTCAAATGCCCCAGTTTACGGTCAAGCAACTCAGTCACCCACCGCACCAGGTGCTGCAGGGTACAGTCAAGCATCTCAGCAGCCCAGCTATCCTCATTCCCAGCCACCAAGCGGTTACGCTCAACCAGATTCAAGCTCCCAGCGTGGCCCCCCATCTAGCTACGGTGCTGCTGCAGCAGCAGCTTCTCAGCCAGGAGGGTATGGTCCACCTTACGGTGCAGCGCCTCAAGCAGGTTATGGACAGGTTCCACCATATAATAATGCCTCATATGGCAGTGGCTATTCACAACCGCCGGCTTACGCTTCTGACGGAAGTGGTGCACCGGCAGCTTCACAGAGTTCCCAACAGAGCGGTGTTGCGAAAACGTCTCCTCAGAGTTAG
- the LOC115707193 gene encoding NADH dehydrogenase [ubiquinone] iron-sulfur protein 7, mitochondrial, whose protein sequence is MAHLARTSAHRIPFQLGSAQRAIALHTTVPSLSSTGTSSAPTTYARAPPPSASSPAGVSKAAEFVISKVDDLMNWARRGSIWPMTFGLACCAVEMMHTGAARYDLDRFGIIFRPSPRQSDCMIVAGTLTNKMAPALRKVYDQMPEPRWVISMGSCANGGGYYHYSYAVVRGCDRIVPVDIYVPGCPPTAEALLYGLLQLQKKIGRRKDFLHWWTR, encoded by the exons ATGGCTCATCTCGCTCGAACCTCGGCTCATCGGATTCCTTTCCAGCTCGGCTCGGCTCAGCGAGCCATAGCTCTTCACACCACAGTACCTTCTCTCTCCTCCACCGGAACCAGCAGCGCTCCCACCACTTATGCACGAGCTCCACCGCCTTCGGCCTCGTCGCCGGCCGGGGTGTCTAAGGCTGCGGAGTTCGTGATCTCGAAGGTCGACGATCTGATGAACTGGGCTCGGCGTGGCTCCATCTGGCCCATGACGTTCGGGCTCGCTTGTTGCGCCGTTGAGATGATGCATACTGGTGCTGCTCGTTACGATTTGGATAGATTTGGTATTATCTTCAGACCTAGCCCTAGGCAGTCCGATTGTATGATCGTTGCTGGTACTCTCACCAATAAGATGGCCCCCGCTCTTCGCAA GGTCTACGACCAAATGCCTGAGCCTAGGTGGGTTATCTCCATGGGAAGTTGTGCAAACGGTGGTGGATACTACCACTACTCGTATGCTGTTGTTCGGGGTTGCGATAGGATCGTCCCTGTTGACATTTATGTTCCAGGTTGCCCTCCCACTGCTGAAGCTCTACTTTATGGACTCCTTCAGTTACAGAAGAAGATCGGTAGGCGCAAAGATTTCCTCCACTGGTGGACCAGATAA
- the LOC115707237 gene encoding serine/threonine protein phosphatase 2A 55 kDa regulatory subunit B beta isoform isoform X2, translated as MNGGGGDGVSASAASAPLDWKFSQVFGERTAGEEVQEVDIISAIEFDRTGDHLATGDRGGRVVLFERTDVRDHAADRRDLERTEYAIGRHPEFRYKTEFQSHEPEFDYLKSLEIEEKINKIRWCQAANGALFLLSTNDKTIKYWKVQEKKVKKVCEMNLDPSKAMGNGPVGGSVLTGSKSSLPNGGSKERTTSYPSNDTFPSGGFPSLKLPTVTHETSLMARCRRVYAHAHDYHINSISNNSDGETFISADDLRINLWNLEISSQSFNIVDVKPANMEDLTEVITSAEFHPTHCHMLAYSSSKGSVRLIDMRQSALCDTHSKLFEEQETPGSRSFFTEIIASISDIKFAKDGRHILSRDYMTLKLWDINMDSGPVATFQVHEYLRPRLCDLYENDSIFDKFECCLSGDGRRVATGSYSNLFRVFGCSEGSTEATTLEASKNPTRRQVQNPTRPARSLGSLPRVLRRGADTSGTDANGNGFDFTTKLLHLAWHPTENSLACAASNSLYMYYA; from the exons ATGAACGGTGGCGGCGGAGATGGGGTATCGGCTTCGGCTGCATCGGCGCCACTCGATTGGAAGTTCTCCCAGGTGTTTGGGGAACGTACGGCTGGCGAAGAAGTTCAGGAAG TTGATATTATATCTGCCATTGAATTTGATAGAACTGGTGACCATCTGGCCACTGGAGACCGTGGAGGCCGTGTTGTTTTGTTTGAAAGAACAGATGTTCGGGAT CATGCTGCGGATCGGAGAGATCTAGAGAGGACCGAGTATGCAATCGGTAGACATCCCGAGTTCCGTTATAAAACTGAGTTTCAAAGTCATGAACcagag TTTGACTATCTCAAGAGTTTGGAAATTGAGGAGAAGATTAACAAGATCAGATGGTGCCAGGCAGCTAATGGTGCTTTGTTTCTTCTTTCGACAAATGACAAAACCATAAAATACTGGAAG GTTCAGGAGAAGAAGGTTAAGAAAGTATGTGAAATGAATTTGGATCCTTCGAAGGCTATGGGAAATGGTCCTGTTGGTGGCAGTGTTTTAACAGGCTCCAAAAGTTCTCTTCCCAATGGAGGATCTAAAGAGAGAACCACCAGTTATCCAAGCAATGATACTTTTCCATCTGGGGGGTTCCCATCCCTGAAATTACCCACG GTGACTCACGAGACAAGTCTTATGGCTAGATGTCGAAGAGTCTATGCCCATGCGCATGACTATCATATCAATTCAATTTCAAATAACAG TGACGGTGAAACTTTTATCTCAGCTGATGACCTCCGAATTAACCTTTGGAACTTAGAAATTAGCAGTCAAAGTTTTAATATCGTTGACGTGAAGCCTGCAAACATGGAAGATCTAACTG AGGTGATCACGTCAGCAGAATTTCACCCTACTCATTGCCATATGTTAGCATATAGTAGCTCTAAAGGCTCAGTCCGCCTCATTGATATGAGGCAGTCGGCTTTATGTGACACTCACAGTAAACT ATTCGAGGAACAGGAAACCCCTGGTTCTAGGTCTTTTTTCACTGAGATTATAGCTTCCATCTCGGATATTAAGTTTGCCAAGGATGGAAGGCATATTCTCAGTCGTGACTACATGACCTTAAAG CTTTGGGACATAAATATGGATTCTGGTCCAGTTGCAACTTTCCAGGTTCATGAATACTTAAGGCCCAGG TTGTGTGACTTATACGAAAATGATTCCATCTTCGATAAATTTGAGTGTTGTCTAAGTGGAGATGGACGCCGAGTGGCAACAGGTTCCTACAG CAATCTTTTCCGTGTGTTTGGTTGTTCTGAAGGTAGCACAGAAGCTACAACATTGGAAGCCAGCAAAAACCCGACGAG GAGACAAGTCCAAAATCCAACAAGGCCTGCAAGATCACTGGGCAGCCTTCCCCGAGTTCTGCGGCGAG GTGCGGATACCTCTGGAACCGATGCAAACGGAAATGGTTTCGATTTCACAACAAAGTTGCTCCATCTTGCTTGGCATCCAACCGAAAACTCACTTGCCTGTGCTGCTTCAAATAGCCTTTACATGTATTATGCATAG
- the LOC115707237 gene encoding serine/threonine protein phosphatase 2A 55 kDa regulatory subunit B beta isoform isoform X1, translated as MNGGGGDGVSASAASAPLDWKFSQVFGERTAGEEVQEVDIISAIEFDRTGDHLATGDRGGRVVLFERTDVRDHAADRRDLERTEYAIGRHPEFRYKTEFQSHEPEFDYLKSLEIEEKINKIRWCQAANGALFLLSTNDKTIKYWKVQEKKVKKVCEMNLDPSKAMGNGPVGGSVLTGSKSSLPNGGSKERTTSYPSNDTFPSGGFPSLKLPTVVTHETSLMARCRRVYAHAHDYHINSISNNSDGETFISADDLRINLWNLEISSQSFNIVDVKPANMEDLTEVITSAEFHPTHCHMLAYSSSKGSVRLIDMRQSALCDTHSKLFEEQETPGSRSFFTEIIASISDIKFAKDGRHILSRDYMTLKLWDINMDSGPVATFQVHEYLRPRLCDLYENDSIFDKFECCLSGDGRRVATGSYSNLFRVFGCSEGSTEATTLEASKNPTRRQVQNPTRPARSLGSLPRVLRRGADTSGTDANGNGFDFTTKLLHLAWHPTENSLACAASNSLYMYYA; from the exons ATGAACGGTGGCGGCGGAGATGGGGTATCGGCTTCGGCTGCATCGGCGCCACTCGATTGGAAGTTCTCCCAGGTGTTTGGGGAACGTACGGCTGGCGAAGAAGTTCAGGAAG TTGATATTATATCTGCCATTGAATTTGATAGAACTGGTGACCATCTGGCCACTGGAGACCGTGGAGGCCGTGTTGTTTTGTTTGAAAGAACAGATGTTCGGGAT CATGCTGCGGATCGGAGAGATCTAGAGAGGACCGAGTATGCAATCGGTAGACATCCCGAGTTCCGTTATAAAACTGAGTTTCAAAGTCATGAACcagag TTTGACTATCTCAAGAGTTTGGAAATTGAGGAGAAGATTAACAAGATCAGATGGTGCCAGGCAGCTAATGGTGCTTTGTTTCTTCTTTCGACAAATGACAAAACCATAAAATACTGGAAG GTTCAGGAGAAGAAGGTTAAGAAAGTATGTGAAATGAATTTGGATCCTTCGAAGGCTATGGGAAATGGTCCTGTTGGTGGCAGTGTTTTAACAGGCTCCAAAAGTTCTCTTCCCAATGGAGGATCTAAAGAGAGAACCACCAGTTATCCAAGCAATGATACTTTTCCATCTGGGGGGTTCCCATCCCTGAAATTACCCACGGTA GTGACTCACGAGACAAGTCTTATGGCTAGATGTCGAAGAGTCTATGCCCATGCGCATGACTATCATATCAATTCAATTTCAAATAACAG TGACGGTGAAACTTTTATCTCAGCTGATGACCTCCGAATTAACCTTTGGAACTTAGAAATTAGCAGTCAAAGTTTTAATATCGTTGACGTGAAGCCTGCAAACATGGAAGATCTAACTG AGGTGATCACGTCAGCAGAATTTCACCCTACTCATTGCCATATGTTAGCATATAGTAGCTCTAAAGGCTCAGTCCGCCTCATTGATATGAGGCAGTCGGCTTTATGTGACACTCACAGTAAACT ATTCGAGGAACAGGAAACCCCTGGTTCTAGGTCTTTTTTCACTGAGATTATAGCTTCCATCTCGGATATTAAGTTTGCCAAGGATGGAAGGCATATTCTCAGTCGTGACTACATGACCTTAAAG CTTTGGGACATAAATATGGATTCTGGTCCAGTTGCAACTTTCCAGGTTCATGAATACTTAAGGCCCAGG TTGTGTGACTTATACGAAAATGATTCCATCTTCGATAAATTTGAGTGTTGTCTAAGTGGAGATGGACGCCGAGTGGCAACAGGTTCCTACAG CAATCTTTTCCGTGTGTTTGGTTGTTCTGAAGGTAGCACAGAAGCTACAACATTGGAAGCCAGCAAAAACCCGACGAG GAGACAAGTCCAAAATCCAACAAGGCCTGCAAGATCACTGGGCAGCCTTCCCCGAGTTCTGCGGCGAG GTGCGGATACCTCTGGAACCGATGCAAACGGAAATGGTTTCGATTTCACAACAAAGTTGCTCCATCTTGCTTGGCATCCAACCGAAAACTCACTTGCCTGTGCTGCTTCAAATAGCCTTTACATGTATTATGCATAG